The segment GACCTTGTCGCCCTCGGTGTGCTCCACGTCCATGATGACGAACTTGAAACCCTTCGCCATGTTGGGCGAGAGAATGAGCCCCGAGTTGTACATGGGGTCGCAGAACATGAGGTAAAGGGGCAGGTTATAGGCGCCGGGATCCGTCTTGTCAGCCGCGAACATGACGAAGGGCTCGTTCGGCCTCTCCTCGAACTCCATCTCCGCGACGGCCGGCCCCATGCCCTTGACGTTGCCCGAAAAGGAGTCTTTCAGAAGGTCCTGGCCCGCCCCGTAGAGTCCCTGCTTCTTTGCCACCTGGGTTCCCGCGAGGAAGGCGTCCCAGGCAAGTTTGTGGAGTTTCTCGAAACCGACTCCGTTCGTGTGGGCGAAGAGTATGGCGATGTCATCACCGGTGTGGCTCACGAAAAAGTCGCTCATGAGATCTTTGCCTTCGGACTCTACGAATTCTATCACCCGCTTGATCAGTTTCTTGCTGGGCTTGATATGCCCGCCGATGCTACCGATGTCAGCTTTGATAATGGATAACGTCATCTTCATAACAACCTCCTGAAGTGTTTTTGGTAAATCTTCATCGAACCGGCGTCCGTTATATCGAGACCCAGGGGTGTGATGGAAACGTAGCCCTTCTCTACGGCGTAGAAGTCAGTACCGCGCCTGCGTTCGTATCTTTCACCGTTGCCGCCTATCCAATAGTATTTCCGGCCCCGCGGATCGACCCTTTCGTGAACAATATCATTATATATCCTTTTGCCGAGCCTTGTCACGGAAAAACCTTTGAGCCTTTCCCGCGGAAGGTTGGGAATATTGACGTTCACGACGGTGCCCTCGAGAAAGACCCCTTCCGTCAGTCTCTCCACGACGATGCACGCGACCCCCGCCGCGTCGTCGAAGAGGAACCCCTCCCGTGCGCAGACGGAAACGGCCATCGACGGGATCCCCAGGAAGCCCCCTTCCCTCGCTGCCGCGACCGTGCCGGAATAGTTCACGTCCCGGCCCATGTTCGGTCCCGTGTTTATCCCCGAGACGACGAGATCGGGTCGCCGGGGGAGGACGGCGTGGACGCCGAGGAGAACGCAGTCAGCGGGCGTGCCGTTCGTCGCGTACACGCCGCGGGAAAGCTCGCGGACCCTCAACGGTTTGTGGAGCGTCACCGCGTGGGCGACGCATGTCCGTTCACGCTCCGGGGCGACCATGTACACGTCGTGTTTTTCCGACAGATGCCTGCCGAGGGTGACGATCCCCCTTGAATGGATACCGTCGTCGTTGGTGAGAAGGATAAGCAAGAAGTACCCGGTCTCGAGAAATAGAATATCGGGGCGACGGGATTTGAACCTGCGGCCTCCTGCACCCCAAGCAGGTGCGCTAAACCATGCTGCGCTACGCCCCGATGCACATCAATATAACGGATAGCGGGCCAAAAGTCCATAGTTTTGGGTGGGGCCATGGGCAAGGTACTCCTTTCTATTGACTTTTTCCGCGTCCTTATCATAATATATGTAGTTTTTTTCAGAACCTAAGGTAAGGAGTATCACATGTACGCGATCATTGAGAACGGCGGGAAGCAGTATAGGATCGAAGAAGGTAAGAAAGTGAGGCTCGAAAAGTTCGCCGGAGTGGAAGGCGACGAAGTGAAGATCGAAAACGTTCTTGCCGTCAATACGGGAGAGACCACACTCATTGGAAGCCCCTATGTCTCAGGTGCATATATCAACGGAAAGGTTGTGGCGCAGGGCAGGGACAAGAAGGTCACGGTCTTCAAGTACAAGAGAAGGAAAGACTACAAGGTCAAAAGAGGCCACAGGCAGCCTTTCACGGAACTGCTTGTAGAGAAGATCACAGTGGAGGCATAACATGGCGCACAAGAAAGCGGGCGGAAGCTCACGCAACGGCAGGGACAGCAAGGGTCAGAGACTCGGCGTCAAGATATACGGCGGCCAGGCCATAAAGGCCGGAAGCATCATCGTCAGACAGCACGGAACGAAGATCCATCCCGGACAGAATGTCGGCATCGGCAAGGACGACACCCTCTTTGCCCTGATAGACGGGATCGTGAGGTTCGACATGGCAGGTGACAGAAGAAGGGCGCATGTCGTACCTGTTTGATGAAGTTCATAGATGAAGCGATCATATATGTTGAGTCCGGAAAAGGTGGGAGTGGCTGTGTAAGTTTCCGACGAGAGAAGTTCATTCCGCGAGGCGGACCCGACGGCGGTGATGGCGGGAAGGGAGGAGACGTTATCATAGCAGGGAAGAAAGACCTCGCAAGCCTCCACGATTTCAGATACAAGCGCAACTACAAAGCTGAGAACGGAAAAGCCGGAGCGGGAAAGAACAAGACCGGCAGGGAAGGCAGGGACGTCATAATAAGCGTGCCCCTCGGCACCGTTGTTTACGACCGTGATACCTCGGAGCTTTTGTTCCAGGTTCTCAAGGACGGTGAGACCCGCGTCGCGGCGAGCGGCGGCAGGGGCGGCAGGGGAAACACGAGGTTCGTCACCTCCACCCACCGGGCCCCCCTTGAGTTCGATGCCGGAGAGCAAGGGCAGAAGCGCTGGCTTCACCTTGACCTCAAGCTCCTCGCCGATGTCGGCCTCGTCGGCCATCCCAACGCAGGGAAATCAACGCTCATCTCCCGCCTCACCCAGGCGAGACCCAAGGTCGGCGATTATCCCTTCACGACCCTCACCCCTGCCCTGGGGGTCCTCGATGACAACGAAAAGACCTTCGTCATCGCCGACATCCCGGGCATCATCGAGGGGGCGTCGAGCGGCAGGGGCCTGGGGCTTGCCTTCCTCAAGCACATAGAGAGGACGAACGCGCTTCTCATCGTTCTCGACCTCTCCTCCGGCGACGTGAAGGGAGACTACAGGACCCTTCTCGAGGAACTGGGAAGCTACAGCGAGGCGATGCTTGAGAAGCGAAGGCTCGTGGTGCTCAACAAGGCCGACCTCGTGACCCCGGACGTGGCCGCCCGGTGGAGGTCATATCTCACGAGGAAGGGAGAGAAGGCGGTCGTCGTCAGCGCCCTCACCCTCGCAGGAATTGACGATCTCGTCTCGGCGATCTCCGGGGGTGTCGAGGCGCTGAGGCAGAACCTCACCCGGGCGGTCTGAACCATGAAGAAAAGCGGCGCGCACATGAACCGTCTCGTTATCAAGATAGGGACCTCCGTCCTGCTCGACGAAAAGAAGAGGATCTCCACCGGCAGGATCGGGGACATCGCCCGGCAGGTAAGGAAGGTCAAGGAGAAGGGCATCGACGTCATCATTGTCTCCTCGGGAGCGATCGGCTGCGGCATGGAGACCATCGGCCTCGTCCGAAAGCCGAAAGAGATCGCGAAGCGGCAAGCCCTGGCATCGATCGGCCAGGTGCTCCTCATGAAAATGTACCGCGAGAACTTCGAGAAGAAAGGCATGAAGGTGGGCCAGATACTGCTCACCCATGAAGACATAAAGAACAGGACGCGCTGTCTCAACCTGACGAATACGCTCGATACCCTCCTCAAGATGGACATCGTCCCCGTCATCAACGAGAACGACGCCCTCTCCTTCACGGAGATAAAGTTCGGCGACAATGACAACCTGTCGGCCCTTATCGCCCAGATCGCGACGGCGGACCTTCTTCTTATTCTCTCCGACGTGGAAGGGCTCTTCGACCGCGATCCCAACCGCTATTCCGACGCGAAGATGATCCCCGTTGTCCACAGGATCGACGAGGAGATAGAAGGGACGGCGGCACAGTCGGCGAGCGAGAAGAGCGTCGGCGGCATGGTGAGCAAGCTTGAGGCCGCGAAAAAGGCGGGGTTGTACGGGATACCCACGCGCGTCGTCCTCGGGGGCAGCAAGGACGTGATCCTGAGGGTTGTCGACGGGCGTGAGGTCGGTACCCTCTTCCTCCCCGGGCGGAAGCTTGCCCGCCGCAAGTGGTGGACCGCTTTCGCCTTCAAACCGAAGGGCGTCATAGTGATCGATGAAGGCGCCGAGCGTGCCGTGGTGGAGAACGGCAAGAGCCTTTTGCCGTCGGGCGTCGTCCGGACCGACGGCCATTTCACGAGCGGCGACTGTGTGGAGATGAAGAGCGTTTCGGGGACTGTCGTCGCCCGGGGCATCGCGAACTACTCCTCCTCCGAGATGGACAGGATAAAGGGCCTGAAAAGTCTTGATATAGAGAAGGAGCTTGGATATAAATACACGGAAGAAGTGGTCCACAGGGACAACATGGTGGTGATATGAGACCGGAAAGGCTTGCTCAGAAGGCGAAAGGCGCGTCCGATGTACTGGCACACGCGTCCACGGACGAGAAGAACGGCGTGCTTGAGCGCCTTGCCGACGCGCTCGGGAAGAACCAGGACTACCTGTACGAAGAGAACATGAAGGACGTCCGCGCCGCCGAGAAGGAAGGCATGGCGAAGAGCCTCATCGACCGTCTCCGCATCGACGACAAGCTGATAAGGGAGATGCAGGGGAGCTTGAGGGATGTGGCGGCCCTTCCGGACCCCGTCGGGGAGATCGTCAAGGTCTGGAAAAGGCCCAACAATCTTCTCGTGGGCAGGATGAGGATCCCCATCGGCGTCATCCTCATCATCTACGAGTCCCGCCCCAACGTGACCATAGAGGCCTTTTCCCTCTGCTTGAAGAGCGGCAACTGCGTCATCCTGAAAGGGGGGTCGGAGGCGTACCATTCCAACAGGGCCCTTTACCGGCTCATCGTGGAGACGCTGAAAGGATCGAAGATATCCCCGGATGCCGTCCAGTTCGTGGATACCGCGGACCGCGACTACATCTACACCCTTCTCGAAAGGGAGGAAGAGATAGACCTCGTCATACCGCGGGGAGGCGAGGCCCTTATCCGCAACATCGTGGAACGTTCCCGCATACCCGTTCTCAAGCACTACAAGGGTGTATGCCACGTATACATCGACGACGAGGCGGACCTCAAGATGGCCGTCGACGTCGTCGTCAACGCCAAGGTCCAGAAGCCGGCAACGTGCAACGCCCTCGAGACGCTCCTCGTCCATGAGAAGATCGCGAAGGCCTTCCTCCCGAAGGCACACAGGGAACTCGCCCGGCAGGGTGTGACGATGAGGGGTTGTCCGGGGACGGTGGCCATTCTCAAGGACATCGGCAGGGCGACGAAGGAAGACTGGTCAGCGGAATATCTCGACCTCACCCTGGCAATCAGGGTCGTCGCGGACATGAACGAGGCCATCGACCATATCAGAAAGTACGGGTCGAGCCACACGGAGGCGATCATAACGGCGAACTACGACAGGGCCTGGAGGTTCCTCCGCGAGGTCAATTCCTCGCTGGTGCTCGTCAACGCCTCGACGCGGCTCAACGACGGTTTCCAGCTCGGTCTCGGCGCGGAGATGGGGATCAGCACCACGAGGCTCCACGCCTTCGGGCCCATGGGCCTCGAGGAACTCACAGTGACGAAATTCATCGCCTTTGGTGATGGGCAATTGCGGACGTAGGGACGGTACAATGGCGACAGGCGTCTTCGGCGGAACCTTCAACCCGGTGCATATGGGGCATTTGCGCGTCGCCGAGGAGATCAGGGAGGATTTTCACCTGGACAGCGTCTATTTCATCCCCTCCCACGTCCCTCCCCACAAGGAAGCCGCGGGCGGGCTCCCCGGCGAGCGCCTGAGGATGCTGAGGGTTGCCGTCAGAGGCAATGCCTTTTTCAAGGTCTCCGACATGGAGATACGAAGGGGAGGGGTATCCTACACCATCGATACGCTGAAAAGACTGGAGAGGCGTTTCGATGATATCTATTTCATCATCGGTGTCGATGCCTTCCGGGAGATACACACGTGGTACCATTACGAAGAGCTCTTCTATCATGCCGGTTTTATCGTCATGACTAGGCCAGCCTCGCCCCCGTCCGGTATTCCGGAGATGCTGCCCGGGGCCGTGCGCGGGAAATTGACGGTTCTCGGAGATGGTGTGTACCGCCACGAATCGGGCAGGAAGATACACCTTTACCCGGTGACGAAGATGGACATCTCTTCGACGAAGATAAGAGATCTCCTCAGGGGCGAACGGTCCATCAGGTACCTCGTGCCGCCCGGTGTGGAGAAGATAATAATTGAAAGGGGGTTGTACAGGTTCTCAGATGAAAACCGATGACATGGTGGAGATATGCGGAAGACTGGCGGATGACAAAAAGGCCCTTGATGTTGTCATAATGGACTTAAGCGGTCTCACGGACATCGCCGATCACTTCGTCATCGCCGGAGGCACCAGCGAACGCCACGTGAGGACCGTCGCGGACGGGATACGGGAAGGCATGAAACAGCAAGGAGTGAGGCCGCTCGCAGTGGAAGGGTACGACGAGGGCCGCTGGGTCATCCTCGATTATCAGAGCGTCATCGTCCACATCTTTCTCGAACCGCTCAGGGAACTCTACGACCTGGAAAGCCTGTGGATCGAAGCAAAAAGACATAGGGTCAAGAACGAAAATAAGAACACAGAGGTGGGGAATGAATAAGGAAAAAGTTGAATTCTACCGCAAGAGACTTCTCAAAATGCGAGAGAACATACTCAACAAGGCGAAGAAGCTCAAAGAGGATTCATATAACCTCGGGACGGATGGGATCCAGGACATGGCCGACGCGGCGAGCAACACTTACAACGCGGACATCCTGATGAGCATCAGCGACAACGATCTCACCATCCTCAAGGACATCGACAACTCCCTCGACAAATTGAGCAAGGGGACCTATGGGATCTGCGAGGAATGCGAGGAGAAGATCAGCGAGAAAAGACTTGAAGCAAATCCCGTGGCACGGTATTGTATAACCTGTAAGCGACAAATGGAGGAGAAAGGTTTATAACGGATGCGGTATAAGATATTCTTTTTCGTTCTGGCGCTTTTTCTTGTCTTCTATTTCTACATAGCGCATCTGAACCCCGAGAATGTGAAGTTCTACTACGGAGGGGCGCGGCCCGTAGAACTGTCGCTGGCCGAGTTCATCATCGCGTCCTTCTGC is part of the Syntrophorhabdus sp. genome and harbors:
- the surE gene encoding 5'/3'-nucleotidase SurE, producing the protein MLILLTNDDGIHSRGIVTLGRHLSEKHDVYMVAPERERTCVAHAVTLHKPLRVRELSRGVYATNGTPADCVLLGVHAVLPRRPDLVVSGINTGPNMGRDVNYSGTVAAAREGGFLGIPSMAVSVCAREGFLFDDAAGVACIVVERLTEGVFLEGTVVNVNIPNLPRERLKGFSVTRLGKRIYNDIVHERVDPRGRKYYWIGGNGERYERRRGTDFYAVEKGYVSITPLGLDITDAGSMKIYQKHFRRLL
- the rplU gene encoding 50S ribosomal protein L21; protein product: MYAIIENGGKQYRIEEGKKVRLEKFAGVEGDEVKIENVLAVNTGETTLIGSPYVSGAYINGKVVAQGRDKKVTVFKYKRRKDYKVKRGHRQPFTELLVEKITVEA
- the rpmA gene encoding 50S ribosomal protein L27, yielding MAHKKAGGSSRNGRDSKGQRLGVKIYGGQAIKAGSIIVRQHGTKIHPGQNVGIGKDDTLFALIDGIVRFDMAGDRRRAHVVPV
- the obgE gene encoding GTPase ObgE codes for the protein MKFIDEAIIYVESGKGGSGCVSFRREKFIPRGGPDGGDGGKGGDVIIAGKKDLASLHDFRYKRNYKAENGKAGAGKNKTGREGRDVIISVPLGTVVYDRDTSELLFQVLKDGETRVAASGGRGGRGNTRFVTSTHRAPLEFDAGEQGQKRWLHLDLKLLADVGLVGHPNAGKSTLISRLTQARPKVGDYPFTTLTPALGVLDDNEKTFVIADIPGIIEGASSGRGLGLAFLKHIERTNALLIVLDLSSGDVKGDYRTLLEELGSYSEAMLEKRRLVVLNKADLVTPDVAARWRSYLTRKGEKAVVVSALTLAGIDDLVSAISGGVEALRQNLTRAV
- the proB gene encoding glutamate 5-kinase — encoded protein: MKKSGAHMNRLVIKIGTSVLLDEKKRISTGRIGDIARQVRKVKEKGIDVIIVSSGAIGCGMETIGLVRKPKEIAKRQALASIGQVLLMKMYRENFEKKGMKVGQILLTHEDIKNRTRCLNLTNTLDTLLKMDIVPVINENDALSFTEIKFGDNDNLSALIAQIATADLLLILSDVEGLFDRDPNRYSDAKMIPVVHRIDEEIEGTAAQSASEKSVGGMVSKLEAAKKAGLYGIPTRVVLGGSKDVILRVVDGREVGTLFLPGRKLARRKWWTAFAFKPKGVIVIDEGAERAVVENGKSLLPSGVVRTDGHFTSGDCVEMKSVSGTVVARGIANYSSSEMDRIKGLKSLDIEKELGYKYTEEVVHRDNMVVI
- a CDS encoding glutamate-5-semialdehyde dehydrogenase → MRPERLAQKAKGASDVLAHASTDEKNGVLERLADALGKNQDYLYEENMKDVRAAEKEGMAKSLIDRLRIDDKLIREMQGSLRDVAALPDPVGEIVKVWKRPNNLLVGRMRIPIGVILIIYESRPNVTIEAFSLCLKSGNCVILKGGSEAYHSNRALYRLIVETLKGSKISPDAVQFVDTADRDYIYTLLEREEEIDLVIPRGGEALIRNIVERSRIPVLKHYKGVCHVYIDDEADLKMAVDVVVNAKVQKPATCNALETLLVHEKIAKAFLPKAHRELARQGVTMRGCPGTVAILKDIGRATKEDWSAEYLDLTLAIRVVADMNEAIDHIRKYGSSHTEAIITANYDRAWRFLREVNSSLVLVNASTRLNDGFQLGLGAEMGISTTRLHAFGPMGLEELTVTKFIAFGDGQLRT
- the nadD gene encoding nicotinate (nicotinamide) nucleotide adenylyltransferase encodes the protein MATGVFGGTFNPVHMGHLRVAEEIREDFHLDSVYFIPSHVPPHKEAAGGLPGERLRMLRVAVRGNAFFKVSDMEIRRGGVSYTIDTLKRLERRFDDIYFIIGVDAFREIHTWYHYEELFYHAGFIVMTRPASPPSGIPEMLPGAVRGKLTVLGDGVYRHESGRKIHLYPVTKMDISSTKIRDLLRGERSIRYLVPPGVEKIIIERGLYRFSDENR
- the rsfS gene encoding ribosome silencing factor codes for the protein MKTDDMVEICGRLADDKKALDVVIMDLSGLTDIADHFVIAGGTSERHVRTVADGIREGMKQQGVRPLAVEGYDEGRWVILDYQSVIVHIFLEPLRELYDLESLWIEAKRHRVKNENKNTEVGNE
- a CDS encoding TraR/DksA family transcriptional regulator — encoded protein: MNKEKVEFYRKRLLKMRENILNKAKKLKEDSYNLGTDGIQDMADAASNTYNADILMSISDNDLTILKDIDNSLDKLSKGTYGICEECEEKISEKRLEANPVARYCITCKRQMEEKGL